In Candidatus Kapaibacterium sp., one genomic interval encodes:
- a CDS encoding T9SS type A sorting domain-containing protein, whose protein sequence is MSRNNILKLIIIGLLHFQISFAQEKLDIVSPEPYSVICSDSPLIIKFSDNVENVRISLAEYQFGESKLLTNSFSGNEFTLIIDDPYWYDIDLNIIVDNGELSDQIARVDNIRIATTPKITSQTESAIVCKGEPIVLKIDADGSGLKYQWYRDGKLIPGANKTALIFENAEYELNGTYQCVVSSDYSCQSVMSSPISVFVSTKTQFTVAPLSKQWTYKATAEFKVGIHSLDLEEAGNTKFRWYRDTLNVFTRVPEIIALKDGGRISGAWSDHLIIKDMVYSDRGTYFCIAEGRCGKDTIYTSIGDGFYMKIHNIGFDYDDCEGGTAYLEVEVETLVDAKLEYQWYNTGLRLVKESEKFVGTKTKRLQINDVQNKDAIAYYCRVTMPEFDISQNSQLFTIDPAFLPFITRQPEDFVVLDRANFYAGQVELRTYIYSNRLCKFEWFQDDSSVKSEYHMSASNYDLGERGFPRMAVPSDVGKYYCVITHPCTTLVTNTVNVYWGNEDVIYCTFDKGVLEFEKANDGEENYNYIWHKDKKSLVPNFRIKGNGTHKLDFTWVIVDDTGSYEAWRQHKESGELEYLGLIYLEVKGSPEVRKQFPPTIVNQDNYLPHKNCAVYSHGPILYAQLYFEDEPLGKVEERKITGYLEKFHAFYIGGYNTNLKSGIYKYKFWNECGEIWSEPFEIINTNYKPSGEVKSGGDDDYVSSVSDLTIPQMFIYPNPARDLLTVHCAHFVPRTIIIRNLVGEEIYRAELETDASSVPINLADKKLPSGMYFIHVTDGLNFLVEKIILQ, encoded by the coding sequence ATGTCACGAAATAATATTTTGAAATTAATCATAATTGGGCTTCTTCATTTTCAAATTTCATTTGCTCAAGAGAAACTTGATATTGTCAGCCCGGAGCCATATTCTGTAATTTGTTCGGATTCTCCACTTATTATCAAATTCAGCGATAATGTTGAAAACGTAAGAATTAGCTTGGCTGAATATCAATTCGGCGAATCAAAACTGTTGACCAATAGTTTTAGCGGAAACGAATTTACTTTGATTATTGATGACCCTTATTGGTATGATATAGATTTAAACATCATTGTTGACAACGGCGAATTAAGCGACCAAATAGCGAGAGTTGATAATATACGAATCGCCACTACTCCGAAAATCACTTCCCAAACCGAATCTGCAATTGTATGCAAAGGCGAGCCAATCGTGTTGAAGATTGATGCCGATGGTAGCGGACTAAAATATCAATGGTACAGAGACGGGAAATTAATCCCCGGTGCGAACAAGACAGCATTGATTTTCGAGAATGCAGAGTATGAATTAAATGGCACTTACCAATGCGTCGTATCATCCGATTATTCGTGTCAATCAGTTATGAGCAGTCCTATCAGCGTATTTGTATCAACAAAAACTCAATTTACAGTTGCCCCGCTTAGTAAACAATGGACATATAAAGCAACGGCAGAATTCAAAGTGGGAATTCACTCCTTGGATTTGGAAGAAGCCGGAAATACTAAATTTCGCTGGTATCGCGACACTTTAAATGTTTTTACAAGAGTGCCGGAAATCATCGCACTCAAAGATGGCGGCAGAATCAGCGGAGCTTGGTCTGACCATTTGATAATTAAAGATATGGTATATTCCGACAGAGGCACATACTTTTGCATCGCTGAGGGGCGCTGCGGAAAGGATACTATTTACACCTCTATTGGCGATGGTTTTTATATGAAAATTCACAATATTGGGTTTGATTACGACGATTGCGAAGGCGGCACTGCATATCTCGAGGTAGAAGTCGAAACATTGGTTGATGCCAAATTAGAATATCAATGGTACAATACCGGGCTGAGGCTGGTTAAAGAATCAGAAAAGTTTGTAGGAACCAAAACCAAAAGACTTCAGATAAACGACGTTCAAAATAAAGATGCGATAGCCTATTATTGCAGGGTAACGATGCCGGAATTTGATATTTCTCAAAATTCGCAACTATTCACAATAGACCCTGCTTTTTTACCTTTTATTACGAGACAGCCGGAGGATTTTGTTGTTCTTGATAGAGCTAATTTTTATGCCGGTCAAGTCGAACTCAGGACTTATATCTATAGCAATAGATTGTGCAAATTTGAGTGGTTCCAAGATGACTCGAGTGTCAAATCCGAATATCATATGTCCGCCTCGAATTATGATTTGGGAGAAAGAGGCTTTCCACGCATGGCTGTGCCATCTGACGTTGGCAAATATTATTGCGTTATCACGCATCCTTGCACAACGTTGGTAACTAATACTGTAAATGTATATTGGGGCAATGAAGATGTCATTTATTGCACTTTCGACAAAGGAGTCCTCGAATTTGAAAAAGCAAATGATGGTGAAGAAAATTACAATTACATTTGGCACAAAGACAAGAAGTCCCTTGTTCCCAATTTCCGTATCAAAGGCAACGGAACACATAAACTTGATTTTACTTGGGTAATAGTGGATGATACCGGTTCCTACGAAGCTTGGCGACAACATAAAGAAAGCGGAGAACTCGAATATTTGGGCTTAATTTATCTCGAAGTCAAAGGTTCGCCTGAAGTTAGAAAGCAATTCCCCCCAACGATAGTCAATCAAGACAACTACTTGCCACATAAGAATTGTGCTGTTTATTCGCATGGACCAATACTGTATGCACAACTGTATTTCGAAGATGAACCCTTGGGAAAAGTTGAAGAACGTAAAATCACCGGTTACCTCGAAAAATTCCATGCTTTCTACATTGGTGGCTACAACACAAATCTCAAATCCGGCATTTACAAATACAAATTCTGGAATGAATGTGGTGAAATTTGGTCTGAGCCATTTGAAATTATTAACACAAATTACAAACCCTCCGGAGAGGTAAAGTCCGGTGGAGATGATGATTATGTGTCGTCAGTTTCGGATTTGACCATTCCACAGATGTTTATATACCCAAATCCGGCAAGAGATTTGCTGACAGTGCATTGCGCCCATTTTGTTCCGCGAACGATTATAATTCGTAACCTTGTAGGTGAAGAAATCTATCGGGCAGAGTTAGAAACGGATGCAAGTTCAGTCCCGATTAATTTAGCAGATAAAAAATTACCATCGGGAATGTATTTCATTCATGTCACCGATGGTCTAAATTTCTTAGTAGAAAAAATTATTCTGCAATAG
- the infC gene encoding translation initiation factor IF-3 encodes MKEPQKSHRTNNEIKVPEVRVIDAEGEMLGVMKTRDAIKLAEQKELDLVEVAPKAEPPVCKIIDFGKFAYELQKKDKLQKRNQVQQQMKEVRFKWRTDTHDFNFKARHARAFLEEGNKVKASVMFRGREITHQEIGKELLMRFIEELQDIAKVDVLPKMEGRNLSVILSPDPTKIKKTK; translated from the coding sequence ATGAAAGAACCACAAAAATCTCACAGGACTAACAACGAAATTAAAGTACCCGAAGTACGTGTCATTGATGCCGAAGGTGAAATGCTTGGCGTTATGAAAACTCGTGACGCTATTAAACTTGCTGAACAAAAAGAGCTTGATTTGGTAGAAGTTGCACCAAAAGCCGAACCACCGGTGTGTAAAATCATTGATTTCGGCAAATTTGCATATGAATTGCAGAAAAAAGATAAGTTGCAAAAACGCAACCAAGTCCAACAGCAAATGAAAGAAGTCAGATTCAAATGGAGAACTGACACTCACGATTTTAATTTCAAAGCTCGTCACGCCCGTGCTTTCCTCGAAGAAGGCAACAAGGTGAAGGCTTCCGTTATGTTCCGTGGTCGCGAAATTACTCACCAAGAAATCGGCAAAGAACTCTTGATGCGATTCATCGAAGAATTGCAAGATATAGCTAAAGTTGACGTATTGCCCAAAATGGAAGGCAGAAATCTGTCTGTTATTCTATCTCCTGACCCAACGAAAATCAAGAAAACGAAATAA
- the lysS gene encoding lysine--tRNA ligase, translating to MTEQHIDPELRRLEEIELLESKGINPYPYSFEKTHNSSEILNNFDDENPANFASVSIAGRIMSFRRMGKATFCHILDQSGKIQLYFKKDEIGENYDNLKLYDIGDIIGVHGYVFRTKMGEISVHVKSQELLAKSLKPLPVAKEEVDEAGNKIVHDAFTDKESRYRKRYIDLIVNSEIRNTFVKRAKIISTMRNFFDSRGWLEVETPILQPIYGGATARPFVSHHNALDIPLYLRIADELYLKRLIVGGFEGVYEISKNFRNEGMDKMHNPEFTAMEIYVAYKDYNWMMQLTEELINKICKEVNGSENVTLGDNSISFALPFRRAKMFDLYKEYTGKDLKGLSRDELASAAKEMGIETDKTMSSMKILDLIFGEKVEHRLIEPTFVVDYPIEMSPLAKKHRTEDGLVERFELFVNGSEIANCFSELNDPRDQRARLEEQSRIRADGDDEAMVVDEDFLNALEIGMPPTAGLGVGIDRLVMLMTGETSIRDVLFFPQMRPEKVKKAEQSENG from the coding sequence ATGACAGAACAACACATAGACCCCGAATTAAGAAGGCTTGAAGAGATTGAACTATTAGAGTCCAAAGGAATCAACCCGTATCCATATTCATTCGAGAAAACTCACAATTCATCGGAAATATTGAACAATTTTGACGATGAAAATCCTGCAAACTTCGCATCAGTAAGTATCGCGGGGAGAATCATGAGTTTCCGCCGTATGGGTAAAGCTACTTTTTGCCACATTTTAGACCAAAGCGGTAAAATTCAACTATACTTCAAGAAAGACGAAATAGGTGAAAATTATGATAATTTAAAACTATACGATATTGGCGACATTATCGGAGTGCATGGCTACGTGTTCAGAACGAAGATGGGCGAAATCTCGGTTCATGTTAAATCTCAAGAATTGCTTGCGAAATCTCTCAAACCACTTCCTGTAGCGAAAGAAGAAGTTGACGAAGCCGGCAACAAAATTGTCCACGATGCCTTTACCGACAAGGAATCTCGCTATCGTAAGCGTTATATTGATTTGATTGTCAATAGCGAAATCCGCAATACTTTCGTCAAGCGAGCAAAAATTATCAGCACAATGCGAAATTTCTTCGATAGTCGCGGTTGGCTCGAGGTAGAAACTCCAATCTTGCAACCTATTTATGGCGGTGCTACTGCACGCCCATTTGTGAGTCACCACAATGCACTCGATATTCCGCTTTACTTGCGTATTGCAGATGAGCTATACCTCAAAAGATTGATTGTGGGTGGTTTTGAAGGCGTTTACGAAATCAGCAAAAACTTCCGTAACGAAGGTATGGACAAGATGCACAATCCTGAGTTTACTGCAATGGAAATCTACGTTGCCTACAAGGATTATAATTGGATGATGCAACTGACTGAGGAATTAATCAATAAAATTTGCAAAGAAGTCAACGGAAGCGAAAATGTCACGCTCGGCGATAATAGCATAAGTTTTGCGCTGCCATTCCGACGTGCTAAGATGTTTGATTTGTACAAGGAATATACAGGCAAAGATTTGAAAGGTCTATCGCGTGACGAGCTTGCATCTGCCGCAAAGGAAATGGGAATCGAAACCGACAAAACGATGAGCTCGATGAAAATTCTCGATTTGATTTTTGGTGAAAAAGTGGAGCATCGCCTGATAGAGCCTACATTCGTAGTTGATTACCCGATTGAAATGTCGCCTTTAGCCAAAAAACACCGTACTGAAGACGGTTTGGTAGAGCGTTTTGAACTATTTGTAAACGGTAGCGAAATTGCGAATTGCTTCTCGGAATTGAATGACCCACGCGACCAAAGAGCGCGTCTCGAAGAACAATCCCGTATTAGAGCCGACGGCGACGATGAAGCAATGGTCGTTGATGAAGATTTCTTGAATGCTTTGGAAATCGGAATGCCTCCGACTGCAGGATTGGGAGTAGGCATTGATAGATTGGTAATGTTGATGACAGGCGAAACTTCTATTCGCGACGTCTTATTTTTCCCTCAAATGCGACCAGAAAAAGTAAAAAAAGCCGAGCAAAGCGAAAATGGATAG
- a CDS encoding mechanosensitive ion channel family protein, which translates to MDSAIELILEQLHTWYINFWSTFPNLIAAILFLLVYILFFRWLKRALVRLLEKTIDYNPVYKLIVNISYVTIVTIGLLIALGILKLDGTVNKLLAGAGIIGLGISFAFQDIMANIFSGAYITMKQVFRVGDYIESNGIFGSVKGIKLRSIAINNLDGQEVLIPSRLVLQQPLTNYSATGTRRVVVEVGISYGEDLEKVKKVVLETINSIDGRLKDKPVEFFFTEFGDSSINFMCRYWIAYDREPDYKHSLSDAIIKIKAAFNENDITIPFPIRTLDFGIKGGKQLSETVLQIKSDKADEK; encoded by the coding sequence ATGGATAGTGCAATAGAATTAATATTAGAGCAACTTCATACTTGGTATATAAATTTTTGGAGCACATTTCCAAATTTGATAGCTGCCATTCTGTTTTTACTTGTATATATTCTATTTTTCCGTTGGTTAAAACGTGCTTTGGTCAGGCTTCTCGAAAAAACTATTGACTATAACCCTGTTTACAAGCTGATAGTTAATATAAGTTATGTGACAATTGTCACTATTGGTTTACTTATAGCTCTGGGAATTTTGAAATTAGACGGTACTGTCAATAAATTACTTGCCGGTGCGGGTATAATCGGGCTGGGGATTTCATTCGCTTTCCAAGATATTATGGCAAATATCTTTTCGGGGGCTTATATCACCATGAAGCAAGTGTTCCGAGTCGGTGATTATATCGAATCGAATGGCATTTTTGGCTCTGTAAAAGGAATCAAACTCCGTTCGATTGCCATTAACAATTTGGATGGGCAAGAAGTCCTGATTCCAAGTCGCTTGGTATTGCAACAACCTCTGACCAATTATTCCGCCACCGGAACGAGACGTGTGGTAGTCGAAGTTGGTATTTCATACGGTGAAGATTTGGAAAAAGTCAAAAAAGTTGTCCTCGAAACAATTAATTCGATTGATGGCAGATTGAAAGACAAGCCGGTAGAATTTTTCTTTACCGAATTTGGCGATAGCTCAATTAATTTCATGTGCCGTTACTGGATTGCATATGACCGCGAGCCGGACTACAAACATTCATTGAGCGATGCAATTATAAAAATCAAAGCTGCTTTCAATGAAAATGATATTACGATTCCATTCCCAATACGTACTCTTGATTTTGGTATCAAGGGTGGCAAGCAGCTTTCAGAGACAGTATTGCAAATTAAATCCGATAAAGCTGACGAAAAATAA
- a CDS encoding site-2 protease family protein, translated as MKARTIAIHLLLFIATFATCMMAGAQWAFKDFWEITNWIYGIEYAALVMIFLSFHEFGHYFAARLHGVDVTLPYYIPFPFTFTINFGTFGAVIKTRTPILSRKALFDIGVAGPLAGFVVCVLYLIYGLNNLPPIDFIYAIHPEYLLEHNGIIPTHGLHFGNTMLYSFLTNVIDTSNGFLPPMNEIYHYPFLNVGWFGLFVTTLNMMPIGQLDGGHISYAMFGRKMQFKIAKITWWILMTIGFFAILSFAREFLSLQSDVKFVIFLKDIFLPPLNFLYNLFPIAFQGWGGWLIWGLIAKFFIKLRHPQVEDESPIGTKRMIIGWVSFVILFLSFSYSGIYIIE; from the coding sequence ATGAAAGCTCGCACGATTGCAATCCATTTGTTGCTTTTTATAGCAACTTTCGCTACATGTATGATGGCAGGGGCTCAATGGGCGTTCAAAGACTTTTGGGAAATCACGAATTGGATTTATGGCATCGAATACGCTGCTTTGGTGATGATATTTTTATCCTTCCATGAGTTTGGGCATTATTTTGCAGCACGTTTACATGGTGTAGATGTCACATTGCCCTATTACATTCCATTTCCCTTTACTTTCACAATCAATTTCGGCACTTTCGGGGCAGTCATCAAAACTCGGACTCCAATTCTAAGCCGAAAGGCTCTATTCGATATTGGTGTCGCCGGACCATTAGCAGGATTTGTGGTTTGTGTGCTTTATCTTATATACGGATTGAACAATCTTCCGCCAATTGATTTTATTTACGCTATTCACCCTGAATATTTGCTCGAACACAATGGCATAATTCCTACTCACGGTTTGCATTTTGGCAATACGATGCTTTATTCTTTTCTGACAAATGTGATTGATACGAGTAATGGATTTTTGCCACCGATGAATGAAATTTATCATTATCCCTTCTTGAATGTCGGTTGGTTTGGGCTATTTGTGACTACTTTGAATATGATGCCGATTGGTCAACTTGATGGTGGACACATATCGTACGCAATGTTTGGCAGAAAAATGCAATTCAAAATCGCTAAAATCACTTGGTGGATTTTGATGACAATCGGCTTTTTCGCGATTTTATCATTTGCACGGGAATTTTTGAGTTTACAATCCGATGTTAAATTTGTAATATTTTTGAAAGATATTTTCTTGCCTCCTCTCAATTTTTTGTATAATCTATTTCCAATTGCATTCCAAGGTTGGGGTGGGTGGCTGATTTGGGGATTGATTGCAAAGTTCTTTATCAAGCTGAGACACCCCCAAGTTGAAGATGAATCGCCAATCGGAACCAAAAGGATGATAATCGGTTGGGTTTCATTCGTCATATTGTTTTTGAGTTTTTCATACTCAGGAATTTATATTATTGAATAA
- a CDS encoding aminotransferase class I/II-fold pyridoxal phosphate-dependent enzyme — protein MSKSRIDELQINLNLNVRGLVTSATLAINEKCAKLKTEGKPVYRFGLGQSPFPVPENVVQTLKDNAFQKDYQPVRGLYPLREAVANFLSVTQKVDSSPRNIIIGPGSKELIFLLQLVYYGDLIIPTPSWVSYSPQARIIGRHVHWVPTKKEENYRLSPEKLDMICRTDPKKPRVVILNYPANPTGSTYSIERLKELAEVARKYQVILVSDEIYGLLHYNNQHVSIARYYPEGTIISTGLSKWCGAGGWRLGAFSFPENLYWLRDAISTVASETFTSTSAPIQYAAVTAFNGGIWMDDYLYHARRVLREIYKFISHKFDKLNITYPTVHGAFYIFPDFEFYREKLKSKDIYTSVELCERLLEDTGFAMLPGTDFGRQPEELTSRIAFVDFNGAEALEASRKNNGIRPLDGDFVLNHCGNISVAFEKLEQWLGDL, from the coding sequence ATGTCAAAAAGTAGAATAGACGAGCTGCAAATCAATTTGAATCTAAACGTAAGAGGTTTGGTTACATCTGCTACTTTAGCTATTAACGAAAAATGCGCCAAACTCAAAACCGAAGGCAAACCCGTTTACAGATTCGGGCTCGGGCAATCTCCGTTCCCTGTGCCGGAGAACGTCGTCCAAACTCTTAAAGATAATGCTTTTCAAAAAGATTACCAGCCCGTTAGAGGTTTATACCCGCTAAGAGAAGCAGTCGCGAATTTTCTGAGCGTAACACAAAAAGTGGATTCATCTCCTCGAAATATAATAATCGGTCCCGGCTCGAAGGAACTAATATTTTTGCTCCAATTAGTCTATTACGGAGATTTGATAATCCCGACTCCAAGTTGGGTGTCATATTCGCCTCAAGCCAGAATTATCGGACGCCATGTGCATTGGGTTCCCACAAAAAAAGAAGAAAATTACAGATTGTCTCCTGAAAAATTAGATATGATTTGCAGGACAGACCCAAAGAAACCACGTGTTGTGATTCTGAATTACCCTGCAAATCCTACCGGTAGCACATATTCTATCGAAAGATTGAAAGAATTGGCTGAAGTCGCCCGCAAATATCAGGTGATTTTAGTTTCAGATGAAATTTACGGGCTATTGCATTACAATAATCAACATGTTTCTATAGCAAGGTATTATCCCGAAGGCACAATTATCAGCACCGGACTTAGTAAATGGTGCGGTGCCGGCGGTTGGAGATTGGGGGCATTTTCATTCCCGGAGAATCTATATTGGCTGCGTGATGCAATTTCTACCGTAGCGAGCGAAACATTCACTTCTACAAGTGCACCTATTCAATATGCCGCTGTTACTGCTTTTAATGGCGGAATCTGGATGGACGACTATCTATACCATGCGCGACGCGTTTTGCGTGAAATTTACAAATTCATTTCCCACAAATTCGATAAATTGAATATTACGTACCCAACAGTTCATGGAGCTTTCTACATTTTCCCGGATTTTGAATTTTACAGAGAAAAACTGAAATCCAAAGATATTTACACTTCAGTAGAGCTTTGCGAGAGATTGCTTGAGGATACAGGTTTTGCGATGTTGCCCGGTACAGATTTCGGTCGTCAGCCCGAAGAACTGACTTCGCGAATTGCTTTTGTTGATTTTAATGGTGCCGAAGCTTTGGAAGCATCACGAAAAAACAATGGAATACGTCCATTAGATGGCGATTTTGTCCTAAATCATTGCGGAAATATTTCTGTAGCATTTGAAAAACTTGAACAATGGTTAGGTGATTTGTAA
- the dapA gene encoding 4-hydroxy-tetrahydrodipicolinate synthase — translation MMINSKLRGTITALVTPFNKDLSIDFDAFERLVKHQIESKVEGLVICGSTGESATLSKTEKIALIVKALEIADGKIPIIAGTGSNNTFETIDLTILAKEQGANGVLLVAPYYNKPTQEGLYNHYMAIAEKVDIPIIIYNVPGRSGINITAETQLRLAEECPNVIATKEASADLEQMSQIMKYAPEGFNLFSGDDVLTLPIIALGGKGVISVISNYAPAEFSEMTRLALKGKWDNARELHYKLLDLMILNFSESNPTPAKAALALMGMIKEHLRLPLVPITAPNKKLIKTALQEVGLLN, via the coding sequence ATGATGATTAATTCTAAACTTAGAGGCACAATTACGGCTTTGGTAACGCCTTTTAACAAAGATTTGTCTATTGATTTTGATGCTTTCGAGCGTTTAGTCAAACATCAGATTGAATCAAAAGTAGAAGGATTGGTGATTTGCGGGTCAACCGGCGAAAGCGCCACACTATCTAAAACTGAAAAAATTGCTTTGATAGTAAAGGCACTCGAAATTGCCGACGGCAAAATTCCGATTATCGCCGGCACGGGTAGCAACAACACTTTTGAGACCATTGACTTGACAATTTTGGCAAAGGAACAAGGTGCAAATGGTGTATTGCTCGTAGCTCCGTACTACAATAAGCCCACTCAGGAAGGTTTGTATAATCATTACATGGCAATTGCCGAAAAAGTAGATATTCCGATTATTATCTACAACGTTCCGGGGCGTTCAGGTATCAATATTACGGCTGAAACACAATTGCGATTAGCCGAAGAATGCCCGAATGTAATCGCAACCAAAGAAGCATCTGCGGATTTGGAGCAAATGTCGCAAATTATGAAGTATGCTCCCGAAGGCTTCAACCTTTTCTCGGGAGATGATGTGCTGACTTTACCTATTATCGCATTAGGTGGCAAGGGTGTAATCTCGGTTATATCAAATTACGCTCCGGCTGAATTTTCCGAAATGACAAGACTGGCATTGAAAGGAAAATGGGATAATGCTCGCGAGCTACATTACAAATTGCTGGATTTGATGATTCTGAATTTTTCCGAATCCAATCCTACTCCGGCAAAAGCAGCTTTGGCATTGATGGGAATGATTAAAGAACATTTAAGATTACCATTAGTACCGATTACTGCACCAAACAAAAAACTAATCAAAACTGCTCTTCAAGAAGTAGGATTGTTGAATTAA